The DNA segment AACCGCTGGAGAGGGTGAAGGAGAATGATGGGCAAGCCAGAGGGTTTAAAGCTCATAGATGAGAATGGAAAGAGGATAGATGGGAGAAAGAAGTACGAACTCAGGCCTATTAAGATGGAGGTCGGCGTGCTGAAGAACGCCGACGGTTCTGCCTACGTTGAGTGGGGCAAGAACAAGGTTCTTGCCGCTGTTTACGGACCGAGGGAGATTCACCCCAAACACCTCCAGAGGCCAGACAGGGCGATACTCCGCGTGAGGTACAACATGGCCCCCTTCAGCGTTGAGGAGAGGAAAAAGCCCGGTCCTGACAGGAGGAGTGTGGAGATAAGCAAGGTCATAAGGGGCGCCCTTGAGCCTGCGCTCCTACTTGAGATGTTCCCCAGGACTGCCATAGACGTCTTCATCGAGGTTCTGCAGGCCGATGCCGGAACGCGCGTTGCCGGAATAACTGCCGCTTCCCTCGCCCTGGCGGACGCTGGAGTGCCCATGAGAGACCTGGTCGCGGCCTGCGCCGCCGGTAAGATAGAGGGGGAGATAGTCCTCGACCTCAACAAGGACGAGGACAACTACGGCGAGGCCGATGTTCCGGTCGCCATAATGCCCCTCAAGAACGACATAACGCTCCTCCAGATGGACGGCTATCTGACCAAGGAGGAGTTCATCGAGGCGGTGAGGCTCGCCATCAAGGGCGCCAAGGCAGTCTACCAGAAGCAGCGCGAAGCTTTGAAAGTCAAGTACCTCAAAATAGCCGAGGAGGTCGGTGGAGGTGAGTGAGATGGAAGTGATGGCCAGCATAATGCGCGACCACATCCTGAGCCTCCTCAAGGAGGGCAGGCGCATAGACGGCCGCGGCCTTGAAGACTACCGTGACCTTGAGGTCAGGGTCAACGTCATTGAGAAGGCGGAAGGTTCGGCGTGGGTCAGGCTCGGCAACACCCAGGTTCTCGTTGGCATAAAGGTCGATATGGGTGAACCGTTCCCCGACCTCCCCGAAAAGGGCGTTATAACCACCAACGTCGAGCTCGTGCCGCTCGCTTCCCCGAGCTTTGAACCCGGTCCGCCGGACGAGAACGCCATAGAGCTGGCCAGAGTTGTGGACAGGGGCATAAGGGAAAGCCAGGCAGTGGAGCTGGAGAAGCTCGTCATCGTCCCCGGCAAGCTCGTCCGTGTCGTCTTCATCGACGTCCACGTCCTTGACTACGACGGGAACCTCCTCGATGCCAGCGGAATAGGTGCCATAGCGGCACTGCTGAGCACGAAGATGCCGAAGGTCATCTACGACGAGGAGAAGGATGAGGTCCAGGTTCTCGACGAGTACGAGCCCCTGCCGGTGAGCAAGATACCGATCCCGGTGACCATAGCCAAGATCGGCGGCAGCCTGCTCGCCGACCCGAACCTCGACGAGGAGCGCGTCATGGACGGCAGGATAACCATCACCATCGACGAGAACGGCATGATTTCCTCTGTCCAGAAGAGCGAGGGCGGGAGCTTCAAACTGGAGGAGGTCATGTACGCAGTTGACCTCGCCCTGAAGAAGGCCGCCGAGATAAGGGAGAAGGTTCTTGAGGCCGTTAAGGCCGAGTGAACCTTTCTTTCTGTTTGTTTAAAGCGTTCTAAGCCTTACCTTTGTGACAGTATACGCCAGGGTTGTCCCAAATACCCACGCGACCAAAAGCGTTAGTTTTTCTTCCTCTGGAGTCGCCAGTAGAAATGCAAAGTATGCAGAAGTGAAGAGCCTGAGCATCCATCTTTCTTTAGGAGTTGCCTTTGAGAACTCGTCTCTATTGGATGAAAAAGCGTCGTGAAGAATTTCGTAGCTGAAAACAAGTGCCAGTGTTAGCAGGAAGTACGCTGCCACTGTTCCATAGAACTCGAAAGATGGTGAGGTTTTGAGCTCTGGATGGGGGAAGAAAAATCTGCCAACGCAGAGAATGGTATAAACCCCTATTTGTTTGATAAACTCCATGCTCTTTAGGATTTTTAGCTTGGTTGGGTCTTTGTAGATCATTCTGAAACCTCCAATTTTTCGTCAAGCAAAGAGGGTAATAATAGATTATAAGGCCTATGTACCATCCTTGGCAGAAGCTGGGTTTAGCTATGGGTATTTGACAACGTTTGAATGGTACGCCAGGAGAACATTTCAGAAAGAGATATAAACACCAATGCCCAAATTAATCCAGCCTTACGATTAACTGGGGGGAACAGTTATGGGATTGTTTGACAGCCTCAAAAAGAAGGACGAAAAGGCCAAGAAGAAGCCGCCCGCGGCGATTAAAAAGGAGGTAGCTCCCAGGCGTGACATCGATGTCATTCCTCTTGAGGAGGATGTTCTTGCTAAGGAGATAGTCAAGCCCCAAGTCAGGTACCTCAAGAAGATCGTCGTTACCAGCTACGCCGACCTTGAGAGAATCTCGGAGGAGCTCCAGAACGGCAACATAATTCTGGTCGACCTCACCCCGCTTGAGGTCAAGCCGGAGGTTCTTGAAAAGGTTGCCGAGCAGATAAAGGGAATGGTCAGTGCCCTCGGAGGACAGGCCGCTAAAATCTGCAAGCACGAGATAAAGCTGATTCTCGTCCCTGCGGACATAAGGATTGCCAAGTGAGGCCTTTCTTTTCTACCCACGATTTTATAAATGGTTGGTGACTCTATTCTTCGGTGGTGAGAGATGACCGAGAGGCAAGGTGAGATTCAGGAAATCCGGCTGGGGGACTGTCCAATCTGCGGCGGCAAGGGTACTCTCAAAGCCCTTCAGTACGTTCACGACATTCCTTACTTCGGGAAGGTCATGGAGAGCACGATAATCTGTGAGCGCTGTGGATATAGAAACGCTGACGTCATGATACTGGAGGACAGGCCGCCGAAGCTCTACAGCGTAAAGGTTGAGGAGGAAAAGGATCTCTTTACAAGAGTCGTCAGGAGCAAGAGCGGAACCATCGAGCTGGAGGAGATAGGGGTCAAGATAGAACCCGGGCCTGCCGCTGAAGGCTTCGTCAGCAACGTTGAAGGCGTTTTAGAGCGCGTCAGGGAGACCCTCATAATGGCCAAGCACTTCAGAGAACAGGAGGGGGATAAGGAGGCCGTCAGAAAAGCCGAGGAGATACTCGATTATATAGAAGAGGTTAAGGAGGGCAAAAAACCGCTCACCGTGAGGATCATGGATCCCCTCGGCAACAGCGCCCTCATCGGCGAGAAGGTAAAGAGCAGGCTTTTGACGCAGGAGGAAATCAGGAGCCTCAGTCTCGGCCCATACGTCCTCGTTGAGCCGGAAGGGGACAAAGAGAACGGGGGTTAAAGATATATTGCATCCCTGGTGAGGAGGTCCTCTATCAGGTTCTTAACCCACCCCTTTCTCGTCTTTCTTGATAGGTGGATTATGCCCTCAACGTGGACTCCGTAGCGCTCCTTCATCTCCTCCCTGCTCATCGGCTCTTTGAAGAGGAAAGGCCTCTCTATTGTGAATGCGTAGCCGTACTCCCTGATGTACTCTCCCAGCCAGCGCTTCCCGTTCTCTCCGTGGACAAGGGCCAGCCCGCTGGTTTCCTTCGTCATCTCCCAGAGCGTGTCGAGGTCTGCCTTTATTACCTCGCCCACCTCGAAGCCTCCTGCAATGGTTCCCCTTCTCGTTAACGTCTGCTCCTCGTGGAGGCCGAGCCTTCTAAGCGTGTCTCTCAGCTCGTAGGGGTTCCCTCTTGCAACGTAGAGGAAAACTGTGTCCCCCTCGCTGAATGCCCTGGCCTTCCTCAGCTCTACCGTCTTCAGTCCGCGGAATATCAGCTCCGCGTAGACCTGGTGGAGCGCTATCACGTGCTCCATAGTTTCACCGCACACACTTTTGAAAAAAGGTTAAAAATCTTGGCTTTCAATTAGGACTGGTGATGGTAATATGTCCTCGGTGAGAAGGGTGACGGCATGGAGGACGGGTTATCTCTCCATCGGAGTAATCTTTGTGCTGATTGGGGTTCTCGTGGGCCATTACGTGGAAGAACTCTTCGGCATGTTCTTCGGAATATTCGGCCTCTCCCTCCTGTTCGAGGCCTGCAGAAAGAGTGCCCTCATGGTCTCCTCTGGTAAAGACGAGTTTAAAGTTATCGTCAGGGGAAGAAAGCCACCCTTCAATGTCATTATCCAGAAAAACGGCAGACCCCTCTGGAAGGGCGAGGTTGCCGACTACGTTGAAGTTGGGGACTTCTACTTTGACCTCGTTGATGGAAAGCTCCTCGTGAGGTTTGAAGGTGAACCGTTGGGGAGGCTGCCTTGATGAGGCTCGAAAAAGTCCACGTGAAGAGCGAACGGCTATGGAGGTTGGGGCTATTCTACCTCGCGCTGTCAATTCCGTTCCTTGCCATAGGTCTAACCACAAACCGGGTGGTTTTCCCACTTGTGAACGTTTCCGTAGCTCTCCTTTTTCTGGTTCTGGCGAACCGGCTTCGAGCGATTAGAGTGTCGTGCGAAGGAAAGACCTTCCTTCTCGTCCCTGACTACTTGACTTCAAGCCTGGTTATCAGAGATTCCTCCGGCGAAATCTTCAGGAGGGAGTTGTTCCCACCGGTTGGGAAGAGGGAAATAGAAACTCCCTGTGGGAAAATCATCGTTGAGGTGACCCCCCACCGCTTCGGGAAGGTGGACTTGGTAGTAAAAGCAGGAGAGGGGAGAATCAGGATTCCCTAAGCTTCATCGAGGCCTTTATGATGTCGCCCACCACTCCGCTTGCCGTCTCCTTCAGCCCGGCTCCAGCACCCGTGATGACCAGCTCTCCGAGCAGGTCAGTCCTTATCACCGCGGTGTTCTCGTGGCTTTCAACAGCCAGAGGGTTCGTTCTCGGAACTTCCCTCGGCTCCACGGTGACCGCTCCGTCTTCAATCTCGGCAACGAGCCTTATGGTGTTCCCCCTTCCTTGGGCACGTCTGACATCTTCAGGGGTTATCTCTTCTATTCCCCGTCTTTTCACCCTATCGAACGTCAGAGGATGAAACGCAAGACAGTGGAGTATCGTTGCTTTGTACCCCGCGTCTATCCCAAGGATGTCCCCGCTCGGGTCCCTCTCGGCTATCCCGAGGGCCTGGGCTTCCCTTAGTGCTTCCTCAAAATCAAGCCCTGCCTCCATCCGGCTTAGAATGAAGGTAGTTGTCGCGTTTAGAACCGCCTCTATCCGCTCAACGGTGTCTCCCTTCAGTCCATCCTGGAGGACGGTTATTATCGGCGTCCCCGCCATAACTGTTGCTTCAAAGAAATAGGGCAGGTTCCTCCCTTCAGCCTCCTTCATCAGCTCGGCGTAGTGAAAGGCCAGGGGCGGTTTGTTGCTCGTAACGACGGCTTTGCCGTCCTTCAGAGCAGCTAGATGCCAGGTGTGGGCGTTTTTATCGTTGGTGACGTCCACGACGATATCAGAATCTATCTCCCTGACCGCTTCGCTGGGTGTGAAGTTATAGACCTCGTAGTCGTTCGTCCATGACGATAGCTTTCCGAAGTTCTCCTTTATGATGAGCGCCTCCCTGGGGTCTATGCCCTCGGGGAGCCAGACAACTCCGCTGGTATCCGCCACGCTCACAACCTTGAATTCTACCCCGTATCTCTCGCGGAAGAGCGCCCCCTTCTCCAGCAAAACCCGTACAACGGCCCTCCCAACGTTTCCAAAGCCGAAAATGGAGAGCTTTATCTCCCTCACAGACACCACCCTTAAGAAAAGAGAGATTAATGCAGGGAACTCACTTGTTGAGGATGACTTTTATAATGTCCATATCCCTGATGATGCCCACCAGCTCGCCCTCGCCCCTGATGACTGGGAGCTGCTCGATGTGGTACTGCACCATCTTTTGAGCCACGTCGTAGACGCTCATGTGGGGCGTCGCAACTACGAGCTCGCGGTTCATTATCTCGGACACGGGCTTCTTGGGGAGCTGGAGCTCTGCCTTCTCAAAGAGCAGTGTCGGATTGCTCTCCAGTATCCAGTCCTCCTCACTTGATGCCGCCAGTGCCGTCTGCTTCATGACCCTTACAACTTCACTGTCCTTGAGGAGGTCGGTTTCGTCGACCATCCCCACGAGGTTACCATCGTCGTCTATAACCGGAATTGCCATGGCGTTGCAGAGCAGGAGCGCCTTGAGTGCTGCTTTGAGGGGAGTGCCCTGCCAGACGAGACCGACGTTCTTCTGGTAGTACTTCTCAATCGTCACATTCTTCAGCTTCTCGTTCTTTGCCAGATAGCGCCTTACAATATCCCCAACTGTAAGTATTCCAAGAACCCTCTTTTCCTCGTCAACAATCACGACGCGCCTGTAGTCCATCTCAAGCATTGCCCGAACAGCTTTTTTGAGGTCATCGTTGGGTTTGACGGTGGGCACTTCCCTCCTTATGAGCATGGCGAGCTGCTCCTCGTCGGGGTGTAGGAGGACACGTTTTATACTTATAATCCCTGCGAGGGCTTTGGTGTTTTTGTTGATAACGGGAAATGACCTTACCTTATGCTTTTTGAAGAGGTTGAGGGCGTACTCCCTCGTCGCCGGAAGCTCTATCACGACCGGATCAGGGGTCATCAAAGTCTTCACGCGCATTTCTTTCACCACCGCTTTAAGTTAAAGGGCCCTTCTCCTATTTTAAGCTTTTCATTCAAAAATTGACAAAAAGATGGGAAGGCCTCAGCCCAGAACAGAGAGGAGCACTCCAGCCGCGACGGCCGTTCCAATGACACCGGCAACGTTCGGGCCCATTGCGTGCATGAGGAGGAAGTTCCCTGGGTCTTCCTCGCTGGCCATCCTCTGGACGACGCGCGCGCTCATTGGAACCGCTGAGACTCCGGCAGCGCCAATCATCGGGTTTATCTTGCCCCCCGAGAGCTTCATCATGAGCTTTCCGAGGAGCACGCCTCCGGCGGTGGCGCTGGTAAAGGCGACTATTCCCAGTCCCAGGATCATGAGGGTCTGTGCCGTGAGGAAGCTGTCGGCACGCATGGTGGAGCCGACGCCAAGGCCAAGGAATATCGTGACGATGTTCATCAGCTCCTCCTGGGCCGCTTTGCTGAGCCTCTCGACGACGCCGCTCTCCCTGAAGAGGTTTCCTATCATGAGCATCCCGACGAGGGGTGCGGCCGTGGGGACGAGAAGGGCTATGACTATCATGCTGATTATCGGGAAGATGATTTTCTCCCTCTTGGACACTGGCCTGAGCTGTTCCATTCGTATCCTCCTTTCTTCCTTGCTGGTCAGTGCCTTTATGACCGGTGGCTGGATGAGCGGAACCAAGCTCATGTAGCTGTAGGCAGCAACTGCCGTCGCACCCAGGATGTGGGGCGCGAGCTTCGTCGTGAGGTATATCGTCGTCGGCCCATCGGCGCCACCGATGATACCAATCGAGGCGGCTTCATTCAGCGAAAATCCGAGGGCTATTGCAGTCAGCATGGCTATGAAAACACCTATCTGGGCAGCGGCACCGAGGAGTGCCGTCTTGGGGTCGGCTATCATGGGGCCGAAATCGGTCATTGCCCCGAGACCGAAGAATATCAGCAAAGGCACTATCTCCGTCTTTATCAGCAGGTAGTATATCAGGTCGAAGAGCCCCGGCGGTCCGTACTGCTGGTTGAGATATGCCATCGTGGCGAATATGTTCTCCTCCATTCCAGGGGGAAGCTGCGGTGCCACAGGCCAGTTGACGAGGTGGCTCAGCGGCAGGTTGACGAGAACCGCGCTGATGCCTATCGGGAGCAGCAGGAGGGGCTCCATCCCGTATCTGATGGCCAGATACACCAGCGTCAGACCGACGATTATCATGACTATGTTTCCTACTGTGAGGTTGAGCAATCCCATGTGTTCGAAGAAGTCTATTATTGCCTGCTCCAGTGCTGCCATCACCCATCACCCGAGCTCTATTAGTGTTTGTCCTGTGTCTACGGTGTCGCCTTCTTTGATGAGGATTTTCTTTACTACTCCGTCTTTTGGTGCGGGTATTTCGTTTTCCATTTTCATTGCTTCGAGGATTAGGAGTCCTTGGCCGGTTTTGACTTGGTCGCCTTCTTTGACGAGGATTTTGAGGATTTTGCCGGGCATTGGGGCTGTGACGGCGCCCTCTCCTGCTGGGGCGGGAGTTGGGGTTGCCGGCGCGGCCGGGGCAGGAGCTGGGGCGGGGGCCGGGACAGGCACAGAGGCACTCGGGGCGCCAGCGGCAGGAACCGCGCTCAGGGTGCTCACGTCTATCCCGAGCCCCTTGGCCTCGACGGTGTACTCCTTCTCCTCGAAGACAACCCTGAATCTACCCATTCCGAGTTCCTCAACCTCAACCTCGTATTCAACACCATCAACGATGACCTTAACCTTCGCCATCTTCACCACTTCCCAAGTTCATAGTTGAAGTCCTCAACTTCCTCCATGCTCGACTGGACGCCGTAGAGGCGCCAGGCGTCTGAAACTTTCCTCTTGAACGGGAGGGGCCTGAGCTGTGAGGCCTTCTCGGCGGTGTACGCGAGGATTGCAGCGGTTATGACCGCGAGGTCTTTCGGCGGTATGGCCGGCTTCTCCTCCTTGATCTCTCTGACTTCGGGAGCTGCTGAAACCGGCGCGGCGGTTTCTTCCCTCTCAATAAGCCGCCTCTCCAGCCAGCCGACGAAGTAGAGCACCAGTGCCAAAATGGTGAGGACGGCGAAGACCACCGTCACTCCGAGGGCCGTGATGTTCAGGCCCTCCATGAACTCTGCCATTGATACCATCCCTAACACCTCACAGCGGTATGTTGCCGTGCTTCTTCGGCGGGAGCTTGACGCGCTTGCTCTCCATCGCCTCAAGGGCGAGGATTATCTTTGCCCTGGTCTCGGCGGGATCAATAACGTCGTCTATATAGCCCCTTGCCGCGGCAACGTACGGGTTGGCGAAGCGCTCGCGGTATTCGGCTATCTTCTGCTGGCGAACCTCCTCAGGGTTCTCGGCTTGAGCTATCTCCTTCCTGAAGATGATGTTGGCCGCTCCCTCCGGCCCCATGACCGCTATCTCCGCGGTGGGCCAGGCGAAGACGAAGTCAGCTCCGAGGTGCTTGCTTCCCATCGCGAGATATGCTCCACCGTAGGCCTTCCTGAGGATAACTGTCACCATCGGGACTGTAGCTTCCGCGTAGGCGTAGAGAACCTTTGCGCCGTGCCTTATGATTCCGCCGTACTCCTGCTGGGTTCCCGGCAGGTAGCCCGGAACGTCAACTAGGGTGACTATCGGGATGTTGAATGCGTCGCAGGTTCTAACAAACCTGGCAATCTTATCGGAGCTGTCTATGTCGAGAACGCCGGCGAAGTGTATCGGGTTGTTGGCTACTATACCGACGGTCTGGCCGTTCATCCTTCCGAATCCAACAACCGCGTTCGGGGCGAAGTAGGGAAGGATCTCCAAGAAGTCCGGGTTGCCGTTTTCATCGCGGTCAACTATCTCGTAAATTACCTGCCTCACGTCGTAGCCCTTGTTCGGGTCGTCCGGGACGATGGAGTAGAGGTTCTCGGTCTTCCTGAAGGGCAGGTCGTTCGTCTTGACGCGCGGCGGCTTCTCCATGTTGTTGGACGGGAGGTAGCTCATGAGCCTCCTTATGAGTGCCAGAACCTCTTCATCGCTCTTGCCCACGAGATGGGCCTGTCCGGAGCGCTGGGCGTGAACCATGGCACCGCCGAGCTGTATCGGCGTGACCTCGACACCCGTCACAGCTTTAACGACCTGCGGGCCGGTGATGAACATGAAGCTCGCCGGGTTGTCCACCATGAGGATGAAGTCCCCTATGGCGGGGCTGTAAACGGCTCCACCGGCGCAGGGGCCCATTATCGCGGTTATCTGCGGAACGACACCGCTGAGGATGGTGTTCATCTTGAAGATCTCGCCGTAGCCCTTGAGCGAGTCGACGCCCTCCTGGATTCTCGCCCCGCCGGAGTCGTTGAGGCCTATCACCGGTGCTCCGGCTTCAAGGGCAAGCTCCATGATGCGCTTTATCTTTGCCGCGTGCATCTCACCGAGGGAACCGCCCATGACCGTGAAGTCCTGGGCAAACACAAAGACCAAGCGACCATCGATGGTACCGTAACCGGTGATGACGCCGTCCGCGGGCAGCTCCTTCTTGTCCATGCCGAACTCCGTTCCGCGGTGCCTGACGAACGCACCTATTTCAACGAAGCTTCCCGGGTCGAGGAGCTTCTCGATTCTCTCGCGTGCGGTCAGCTTTCCTTTAGCGTGCTGTTTTTCGACGGCCTTTTCGCCGCCCATCTCAAGAATCTTCCTTTTTCTCTCATACAGGTCGTTAACTTTCTCTTCCATGCTCATGAGAACTCCCCCTGGGTGCTGAGGTGTCGCCTACTTGTAGTTTGTAAAGTTTAAAAGAGTTTTTATCGGCCGGCAGATTTGGAAAAGAAAAATAGTCTCAGAGGTGCTGGATTGGAGTTTCTGCACCGCAGGCCTCGCACTTGAGGAAGTGGAAGCGTCCGCGCTTGATAATCTTCGTATCCGGACTTCCACAGACCGGACAGATGACGTAGTCCTTGAGGTACTTCTTCATCTTGTTGCCTATGAGGTAGGGGGTAAAGCGTCCCTGAAGGACGACGCGCCTTCCTTCTAGTGTTCCTGCCGTTGCTACCTCGCGCAGGATGAACTTGAGCAGGTGGTTCGGGTCGCGGTTCATGGCCTCGGCTATGTCCACAAAGTTCTCGATTATAGTTCTGTTTCCGGCTATCGTGACTATCGCCGCTGGAACCTCGAAACGGGAAGTGTGATGCTTGACGTTCTCCGGCAGTTCATCGTAAGCCTTATCGAGTAAGCCTTCGAAATCGTAAAAGTCAACCTTCTTCTCGCTCATGCTCTCACCTCCATCTTAACTACCTGGAGACGTTTATAACCTTTTGGAGGGGGAGGGGTGGGAATCAGAGCACGCGGTAGAAGCCCGCGCGCGGCTCGTATATCCTCGCGTCCCGCTTGAGGTCGTTGATGAGCTTCTTTATCTCGTTCTCCGAGCCGAGACCGGCCTGCTTCGCCGCCTCGATTATGCTGTCTTCCGGTGCCCCGAACTCGCCCTCGCTCTCAAGGCTCTTTATGATGTCGACCATCCTGTCTATCTTGTTGATCTTCCTGGAGCTCTTGCCGACCTCAAGTATCGAGACGTCGAGCGTTCCCTCCTCGTCAACGGCTATCTTCCTTATCATCTCCTCGATTATCGCTATCGCCGCCCTGGCGTCTTCCCTCGTTACGGTCTCGCTCAATCTCATTCTCGCGTGTGCCTCACTGAGCCTTATCAAAGCTTCAAGCTGTCTCGCCGTTATCGGAATCGGCTGTACGCCGTCGTCCTCGCCGGGCCTCTTAAAGCCCTTCCTCATCCTGACGTAGTAGCGCTTTATCTCCTCCATTGCCTCTCTGCTCAGCACAGGGTGGACGTTCTTTCTCGCGTAGGCTATGTACTTCTTGAGCAGGTCGTAGGGTATCTTTGGAGTAACTGCCTCTGCCTCTCCCCTGCGCACCTTGAGGATGTGCTCGGCTATGCTGGCATCTACCTTTTCGTCGGGCTCATCGAGGAGCAGGAAGATGAGGTCGAAACGGCTGAGCAGGGTCGGCGGCAGGTCGAGCTGCTCCGGAAGGGACTTGTGGCGGTTGAAGCGTCCGTATTTCGGGTTTGCGGCCGCTATGACAGTCGTCCTCGCGTTCAGCGTCGCGGTAATGCCTGCCTTGGAGATGCTTATCGTGTTGTGGAGAACCAGCCCGTGAGAGACGAAGAGGTGATATGGCTCAACGGTTACGTCGTAGACCCACTTCCAGCGGTCGTTGGGGATTACCTCCACGTTTTTCACCTTAAGCAAAACTAAGTTTTGAGAGATCCTCTCCTTGACCTCTTGGAGGATTTTTTCGGCCTCCTCGACCTTAAGCCTGGCCTCCGTCCTGAGGGCCTCAATGTACTTTTCCGGCTCTTTCCTCTCTGACAGCTGTGTTAGACCGTATTTCGTGTAAACGTTCCACACCCGTGCGACTTTTCTGAGGGTCGCCACGTCTCCGGCGTCTATCGCTTTTCCCACCTCTTCTATCCTATCTTCGAGTCTTTCAATGACCCTTCTGACTATCTTTAGGGAGACGGTTTCCCTCCTGAGTGCCAGCTTTTCGGAAGGTTTGAGCTTTGCCCGTAATAACTTGGAAGCTTTGAGGAGATCCCTCACGAACTCGCCGGGAACGTGGGGATAGATGTTGGACTCTCCCCGGGTTTTTTGACTCTCCATAAAGTACGCCATTTCAGCCGGCAGGACGAGTTTC comes from the Thermococcus thioreducens genome and includes:
- a CDS encoding homoserine dehydrogenase, producing the protein MREIKLSIFGFGNVGRAVVRVLLEKGALFRERYGVEFKVVSVADTSGVVWLPEGIDPREALIIKENFGKLSSWTNDYEVYNFTPSEAVREIDSDIVVDVTNDKNAHTWHLAALKDGKAVVTSNKPPLAFHYAELMKEAEGRNLPYFFEATVMAGTPIITVLQDGLKGDTVERIEAVLNATTTFILSRMEAGLDFEEALREAQALGIAERDPSGDILGIDAGYKATILHCLAFHPLTFDRVKRRGIEEITPEDVRRAQGRGNTIRLVAEIEDGAVTVEPREVPRTNPLAVESHENTAVIRTDLLGELVITGAGAGLKETASGVVGDIIKASMKLRES
- a CDS encoding CBS domain-containing protein, with product MRVKTLMTPDPVVIELPATREYALNLFKKHKVRSFPVINKNTKALAGIISIKRVLLHPDEEQLAMLIRREVPTVKPNDDLKKAVRAMLEMDYRRVVIVDEEKRVLGILTVGDIVRRYLAKNEKLKNVTIEKYYQKNVGLVWQGTPLKAALKALLLCNAMAIPVIDDDGNLVGMVDETDLLKDSEVVRVMKQTALAASSEEDWILESNPTLLFEKAELQLPKKPVSEIMNRELVVATPHMSVYDVAQKMVQYHIEQLPVIRGEGELVGIIRDMDIIKVILNK
- a CDS encoding OadG family protein — its product is MAEFMEGLNITALGVTVVFAVLTILALVLYFVGWLERRLIEREETAAPVSAAPEVREIKEEKPAIPPKDLAVITAAILAYTAEKASQLRPLPFKRKVSDAWRLYGVQSSMEEVEDFNYELGKW
- a CDS encoding ASCH domain-containing protein encodes the protein MEHVIALHQVYAELIFRGLKTVELRKARAFSEGDTVFLYVARGNPYELRDTLRRLGLHEEQTLTRRGTIAGGFEVGEVIKADLDTLWEMTKETSGLALVHGENGKRWLGEYIREYGYAFTIERPFLFKEPMSREEMKERYGVHVEGIIHLSRKTRKGWVKNLIEDLLTRDAIYL
- the rrp42 gene encoding exosome complex protein Rrp42, encoding MEVMASIMRDHILSLLKEGRRIDGRGLEDYRDLEVRVNVIEKAEGSAWVRLGNTQVLVGIKVDMGEPFPDLPEKGVITTNVELVPLASPSFEPGPPDENAIELARVVDRGIRESQAVELEKLVIVPGKLVRVVFIDVHVLDYDGNLLDASGIGAIAALLSTKMPKVIYDEEKDEVQVLDEYEPLPVSKIPIPVTIAKIGGSLLADPNLDEERVMDGRITITIDENGMISSVQKSEGGSFKLEEVMYAVDLALKKAAEIREKVLEAVKAE
- a CDS encoding acetyl-CoA carboxylase biotin carboxyl carrier protein subunit, translating into MAKVKVIVDGVEYEVEVEELGMGRFRVVFEEKEYTVEAKGLGIDVSTLSAVPAAGAPSASVPVPAPAPAPAPAAPATPTPAPAGEGAVTAPMPGKILKILVKEGDQVKTGQGLLILEAMKMENEIPAPKDGVVKKILIKEGDTVDTGQTLIELG
- a CDS encoding carboxyl transferase domain-containing protein; protein product: MSMEEKVNDLYERKRKILEMGGEKAVEKQHAKGKLTARERIEKLLDPGSFVEIGAFVRHRGTEFGMDKKELPADGVITGYGTIDGRLVFVFAQDFTVMGGSLGEMHAAKIKRIMELALEAGAPVIGLNDSGGARIQEGVDSLKGYGEIFKMNTILSGVVPQITAIMGPCAGGAVYSPAIGDFILMVDNPASFMFITGPQVVKAVTGVEVTPIQLGGAMVHAQRSGQAHLVGKSDEEVLALIRRLMSYLPSNNMEKPPRVKTNDLPFRKTENLYSIVPDDPNKGYDVRQVIYEIVDRDENGNPDFLEILPYFAPNAVVGFGRMNGQTVGIVANNPIHFAGVLDIDSSDKIARFVRTCDAFNIPIVTLVDVPGYLPGTQQEYGGIIRHGAKVLYAYAEATVPMVTVILRKAYGGAYLAMGSKHLGADFVFAWPTAEIAVMGPEGAANIIFRKEIAQAENPEEVRQQKIAEYRERFANPYVAAARGYIDDVIDPAETRAKIILALEAMESKRVKLPPKKHGNIPL
- a CDS encoding cell division protein SepF, with amino-acid sequence MGLFDSLKKKDEKAKKKPPAAIKKEVAPRRDIDVIPLEEDVLAKEIVKPQVRYLKKIVVTSYADLERISEELQNGNIILVDLTPLEVKPEVLEKVAEQIKGMVSALGGQAAKICKHEIKLILVPADIRIAK
- a CDS encoding sodium ion-translocating decarboxylase subunit beta, producing the protein MAALEQAIIDFFEHMGLLNLTVGNIVMIIVGLTLVYLAIRYGMEPLLLLPIGISAVLVNLPLSHLVNWPVAPQLPPGMEENIFATMAYLNQQYGPPGLFDLIYYLLIKTEIVPLLIFFGLGAMTDFGPMIADPKTALLGAAAQIGVFIAMLTAIALGFSLNEAASIGIIGGADGPTTIYLTTKLAPHILGATAVAAYSYMSLVPLIQPPVIKALTSKEERRIRMEQLRPVSKREKIIFPIISMIVIALLVPTAAPLVGMLMIGNLFRESGVVERLSKAAQEELMNIVTIFLGLGVGSTMRADSFLTAQTLMILGLGIVAFTSATAGGVLLGKLMMKLSGGKINPMIGAAGVSAVPMSARVVQRMASEEDPGNFLLMHAMGPNVAGVIGTAVAAGVLLSVLG
- a CDS encoding translation initiation factor IF-2 subunit beta; its protein translation is MSEKKVDFYDFEGLLDKAYDELPENVKHHTSRFEVPAAIVTIAGNRTIIENFVDIAEAMNRDPNHLLKFILREVATAGTLEGRRVVLQGRFTPYLIGNKMKKYLKDYVICPVCGSPDTKIIKRGRFHFLKCEACGAETPIQHL
- a CDS encoding ZPR1 zinc finger domain-containing protein, whose translation is MTERQGEIQEIRLGDCPICGGKGTLKALQYVHDIPYFGKVMESTIICERCGYRNADVMILEDRPPKLYSVKVEEEKDLFTRVVRSKSGTIELEEIGVKIEPGPAAEGFVSNVEGVLERVRETLIMAKHFREQEGDKEAVRKAEEILDYIEEVKEGKKPLTVRIMDPLGNSALIGEKVKSRLLTQEEIRSLSLGPYVLVEPEGDKENGG
- the rrp41 gene encoding exosome complex exonuclease Rrp41, which gives rise to MMGKPEGLKLIDENGKRIDGRKKYELRPIKMEVGVLKNADGSAYVEWGKNKVLAAVYGPREIHPKHLQRPDRAILRVRYNMAPFSVEERKKPGPDRRSVEISKVIRGALEPALLLEMFPRTAIDVFIEVLQADAGTRVAGITAASLALADAGVPMRDLVAACAAGKIEGEIVLDLNKDEDNYGEADVPVAIMPLKNDITLLQMDGYLTKEEFIEAVRLAIKGAKAVYQKQREALKVKYLKIAEEVGGGE